The window AAGGGGAGAACTCTTCTACTTCAAGATCAAAAACCAAAGAGAGCACCAATACCTCAGAAACATCACAAAATCAAGAGGTATGGAAGGTGCAAACAACAGAGATACCTCTTCAATGAATGTCAATAAGTGATTCAATAATttaagatgaagaagaaaatgaaggtCAATTCGGGGTCAGGGGTGAGGAATCTGGCAAAAGAGGTGGCCTATATTCACCGTGTagatttatttcttttgtgaaatatttgttttccttttcttgtGCTATTTCCTTCTATATTTTTCCTTTGTATTATATCCTGTATTAAGTTTGGAGttgaagaaaataagaaaaatataatttttctcCCATAAGCCACACACCCCGCAGACAATAGCACAATTTTGAAATATGATTATCCTATAAAATGAAAACAGGGAGAACATCGAGTAAGAAAGCAAGTATAAAACCCTTCAACTTAAGGTAGACCCACACTCCAACCTGTACGAAGTTAGTTGGACAAAGAAAAGTAGTAAATTCCATGTATAAAAAATCTGCACAGTACCATTATCCCTCTTCTATTTCTGACAAAACCAAGCCAATAACTTTACATTTtgacaagaaacaagaaaaagacTACGGTCTCTACACACCAAATGCAAACTCCTCATCAAACTTGTCAATAAAGTTTTGAAGTAGCCACCCAAATAGCCCGAAAGAACTAAAAGATACAATGATTTACTTTTCTACATTTGATTACTGCTGGAACGATCTACAAAACAATCATTCACAATGAATTGTTCCACATAATTTGCACTaaatatattagaaaaataaatttctcCAGTAAGTGCATCTCCTTTTTGTTGGAAGAGGTCATCATATCTTGTAGTTTGCAAATGCTTGTACAATTGTACTATTTTACGGGTCTTGGGGGAGAATCAGAGATAAACAATGGATCTTTTAGAGGGCTATTGAAACCATGGAGCGAGGTGTGGTCCCTTCCCTTGATAGAGTTCACACCTCCCTTTGAGCCTCCGTTTGTAAATCTTATCACCCTTTAGGTCATATTTTGCTTGATTAGAGTCCCCCTTTTATGGTTAGTTGGACTGTTTTTGGGGTTGGTTTTTTACTCTTTGTTTTCCTCCATTTCATCTCAAATGAAAGCTTGGTTTCATACattctatatatattatatatatttatttattataataataattttaaaaaaaaaaacaaacaaacaaagagTGAGATAGATCATAGATGAAATCAGCTAAGAAATTTCAAATAGCTTAAGCATGAGATAGATCATAGATGGCAACAATTAAATATTAACAATTATGGAAACAAAGTTAAAAGAGTAATTACCTATTTGGGATTCCTAAAATGAAGCTAAGAATCTTTGCATGTCTTCTTATTGTGGCCAAGGGCTTTACATTTGCTACATTGGAGCTGACGCTTAACTACTTCTAATGATTCATTCTGCTTCATCTTTGGACGACCCGGTGGTCTTCTAGTAGGTGGAGGTGTTACTGTAACTATTGCCTGAGTGGATTCACCCAGGATTAGTCTGTCCACGTTTGGAATAGGATGTATTGACTCGGCATAAGTTAGGCGATAACTCTCAACAGTGAAATATCTGGGGCAATAATCATATGGGCTCCTACCAATGCATTCAATGACAGCAATAGCATGACAACAAGGCAAACCAGTAAGCTGCCATGCCTTACAGCTACAATCCCAATTATCAACATCAACAATGTAAACAGATTCCCCACGAACCTCAAATATGCTTCCATGGGATAGCGAAACCTGAAATGACCGCGCAattgatatttctttttgtaatttctCCTCGTTGGTTGGTGTTAATTTTGTCATCCATTGGTCTGATTCAACCCTGCGACTATATATTGTTTCCATCATTTTACCCCGTAAAACATCAATCATCTGTGTTATAGGCAATTCATGTGCTTCAGATATGGAGCTATAGAACTGATGCCCAAAATTTGATGTGATATGGTTGTACCTTGCTCCTCCAAAGAATGCATTTGCCCAATGCTCTGGTTCGCTTTGTATGATCCAATTGTAAGCATCAGGTGAAATTCCTTTTATGCTTTCAGCACAACGCTGGAAATCCTCAAGTTTAGTTGCAAGAGCAGCAGCATAGAAATCATTAATCATAAATCGCCTGGCCTCATGAGAAAATTGCCCCTTTAAATCATTATTAAGCTTTTCAGCTAGATGGCGCAAACAGTAGCTATGGTATGACTTGTCAAATATTTCACCCAAAGACTTGTTCAGTCCATTCTGAAAATCTGCTACAAATGTAATCTGCTCTGACCTTTTCACTGCAGATTTCAGTTCCAGTAAAAACCAACGCCAATTTTCCTCTGTCTCGGCATCTACAACAGCAAAAGCTGCTGGAAATATAGCGTCTTCCccatctacagctgtggcagtCAAAAAAAAACCCTGATACTTTGAGTTCAATGGAGTACTATCAAGGAAAAGGAGAGGTCGACAACCTTGCTGGAAACCAGAAATTGATGCATGAAATGACACAAATAGACGATGAAAGCTCGAGTCATCTTTAGTGGTGAATGAAGCAACACTCCCAGGGTTAGTTTCTTTGATCTTCTCACAAAAGTATGGCAACTGATTATATGCTTCCTTGTAGGAACCTTGGAGCTGCTCCCTTGCTATCTCTTTCGCACGCCATGCCTGTGAATAGTTCAATTGAATTCCATATTCTCGTTTTATGTCATCTGCGATATCTTTTGGTTTGTAGTTTGGGGACACTTTTAATTTTTCCTTTATGATATTTCCCACCCACCCCCTAGTAGCCCGATACCCAGCTTTAGCAGCAGCCCCTTCACATGAATGATTTGTGTTCATTTTCTTAATACAAATCAGTTGGGTAGTAGACAACCTTGAAGCATATATTCGCCATGGACAACCTTGGTATTTGCATTTAACAGTGACACGGTGGCTGTCATTTTTCTTATACCGGTAAGCAAAACCATGTGCGATTGAGTACTTATGCAAGGCTTCTCGGAATTCGCTAAAGCTGTTAAATCTTTGATCTACACCAATAATGGCATTTTCCCATTGTTGTGCAGCTTTTCGATGTTTTTCATCACCAGATCCTGCAGGAACACAAATTAAAGGGACTTCGCTGGATATGTCCATACCAATCTGATCCATGGTGATGATAGTCTCAACTCCAACATCTACAGGCTCAACTACAGGAACTACTGCCTCAGAAACTGTTGTTCTACTTGACCTGCATTTTAAAAGGTTGCGTtacaaatttaagaaaaaatgtCATGTATGGGCCACTATATGTTAAATGCATAGGTGATAAAAAACACAAACTATGAGATAAAAAAATGCTAATGTTTATGGTTGCGTAGAGTTCTTAAGATActtgagagtttttttttttttttccattttttgggGGGTTTGGGCAGATTTAAATATAAGGGAAGATGAAAGAAACATAATAGGTATAGAAAATAAACATGACTCGTTGATGAACTACCTACTAGCAGGCATATTAGATAAATTCCGGGCAGCTGCTTCCTCTGACAAGATAAACACATCGGCTGTGACAGAATCCTTTAAAAAGTTTACCATCCGCTTTAGATCCTTGTCCTTGGATACTGAGATGAGAGTTTTCTTGTTACCAGGAAGAAAATACTTGATGGACATTGTCTCTATACTACAACTAAACATTTCTGCTACTTCTGTCTTGAAATCATTCAAATTTGTTTGTTGATCAATATCTATAGCATAGGCCTCGCCCCCAATGTAAGAAAGGGATCCATCTTTGTTTTTCacaaactcaccacctgattgGCATATAGCAATTATTTTCTTCGTAGCTGTGGCCTAAGCAATTACACATGATAACATTACAAATAATACCCAATAATCAAAATAACTtacataaaaattaataataagaaaatattattGACAAAACACAGGACACAAATTCAGAGCAGAATGGCAAACCGATGAGGAACAGAACAATATTAACATTATTGGAATTTTATTATGTCAAGTAACAACCTAATGTGCTCGACAAAATATTTTAACCTTTTCAAACTAAATTCAAGTTCACTATGCAAAAAAATAGACGGTTAAGAGCCCAAAATGACCGTTATTGTTTTGAATTAATAACTACGTGTGCTTCTAAAACCAGGAGTCTAAATCTTAAAGAAAAACAGGGGGTGGGATATCAAATcaaattacatttaaaaaagTTTACCAACCAAAAATGATAGTAAACGTGCCAGTTTGGTTTAATTCTGCGCATGATGCAATATTTCATGGCAGAACCAAGGCACCCGAGTGATGGTCATTAGTTAATTTACACATCCTTAACATGATCATGAGCTAATCGAAGTAATTCAGGGTGACCCTGCTATTTGACTCTTCAATAGTTAAATATTGGCAACAGATGTACTTGTATGACACTCAGCCTTACTTCCATGTCAGAGGTTGTTGGTCTTGAATTAGCACCTCACCCAAACAAACCCTAAAAGCATTTGATTTTATGATGAATTGTTTAGAGAAATTTGGAAGGCCCAACACTGGAACATTAGTCAGTCATTGCTTTTTTGAAATTATCAAAAGCATCTAGCACTACATTACGCTAAAGACAATTACTTTTCCTAAGAAATTGAATTATAGAAAAAGCTAAGCATACTATAATGTGCCACAAACTTCCAATAATACTCGGTCAAGTCAAGAAACCAATTAGTTCCTTAACATTCTGTGATGTTTGCCATTGCACCATTATCTAATCTTTTCTTTGGATTAGCTAAGAGTCTAAGACTCCTTGGCTTGACCCAATATGGCTCAAGTACTCCGTCTTGGAAATTCTCCTACATTACAATGAGCCATTGTGGCTCATCTTGAAGCTTTAGATGGATCAAAATTAAAGCCAATGACCAAACTCTTTCCTCAGTCAATCTAAAGAACAGAGATATACTCAAAGAAGAACAAAAGGCAGATAAGATTAATAAGAACAAAAgacaattaataaaaactcTTCCACAccaccaaaaagaaaaatcaaatcaaataatgAAGTTTCATAAAAAAACATGAACAAACTAAAGATGTAACAAATGGACTCTATCTCTCCCCACCCTAAGACCCTCCATAACACCCTTATCATACTCAAAGACAATTTCTACTAAGAACGTCGCTGAGAAAAGAAAGACAGGGATCACCTTGTTTAAATTCTCTTAACAGTAATAGCCCACCTCACGGTTTACCGTTAACCAAAATAGAGCATCTCACATTTCCCATGCAGCTTCACATCCATccctttctttttgtttttttttttctttttttccttgatGGAAGTTTGGTTTTATCAATCTATAATGAAATTTTCCATAACCCACTGGCTTAAGCGTTTGAGTTGATTGGTGATTTAACATGGTATCATAGCAAAAGATCTTATGTTTGAACCCTATAATCTCATATCCTTCccaattaatattgatttccacttgttggaCCTTCTTCAAGCTTAGAAGTGAGGAAGGTGTTGAAGTATATTGacataattaaatttaccaACTTAAGTTTTTTGGTTGATCGGTGATTTAATATAAAACTTGACAACATACACTTGACGTAATGCATTGCATTGCGTGAACAGTAGCCAattcataaaataaaaacaataaaaggaTTTTAGTCATAAGAGCTGAATTAACTGTATACTTCTTTTTAAGATAATCGTGAATTTATATACATACTTGACCTTCCAATGTAAAAGCAGACTGCCTTCCCATTTCAATGGTTTGTTCAACTACCTAAAGATCAAACTTTTCATTAGAAAAAAcagtaaaataataattattattataataaataaatactacaacaacaaaagaaaagaaaacgtcattttaaaaaaatgtggtCACCATTTTAGAGCTGTCAATCGCAGGATCACTATCATCCATTATCTTCTTCCCAACATTGTTCAGTTCTTGACTTGTTATTGCTACAGTACAAAAACATGCCAACAGAATGTGAAATATatagaagaaaagaagatacTTAAAAGTTCCATCACTTCTCAACCCATGTAGTACAAAAAACTCAAAGAAAGCAGTCCCCACAAGTGTAATACTTTTTCTTCCTTCTGCCTCCTAAAATTTGGGAATATGGAAATTTACTGCTTCACAATAAAccatatttaatatttattactTGAGTCTGGAAGATTGAAATTTGGAACTAAACCCACTGTTTCTTTTTCTTGCATTTCAATTTTCAAGTCCTAAAGCCTGGGATTTGAATGCAAACATATCCTTAAGTCTACTTAATATAAAATGGGAACAAAATCCTAATTCCTTCAAGTCAAGTAATTATAAGATTTATATAGCGCAAAACATTTCAAAACTAAAGAAATGTAAGTGTAAATAAAAATGCATAGTTATTGAGAACAAATCACATGGATGGGTTGAAACGGGAAACAAGTAATTAATTGTTTGAAGTTAAAAAATAAAGAGGATACAAACTAAGAGCTGATGAAGAatggaaaatttcataaaactgGGAAATGGAACCAGATAACCAACAAAAGCAAAGCAATAGAGCATTCAGGCAAATAAGAGCAGAGCAGTGGATGGAAATGATGTTCTCATTACAATACTGTCGTTAAAGATCCTTCCTTGGTATGTCAACTTGAGATTGGTAAAGTATAAGTTCTACAACAAAGAttccaaattaaaaaatagaagtCCATACTGGTTCCACAAGTAGAAATTCCTCAACAGGGGCATATGCATATTTAGCTACAAGCTTATGGATTTTGCATGAATAAAATCTTACATGATGTCATCTGAACATTATCATCAGTTGTAGATTCATTAATGCCTCGCTCATCAAACAGCTCTACCCTCTTATTAGCAGGAGTATTTGTATACCTGTGTTCCAGCCATAAAACACGAGAAACTCACATTTTAAGCAAGCAAAAATGCAATCACTGAATATGTTAGACCGTGCAAACCAAGTTTGACCACCCATGTAATTACCGAGATAGAGAGGCTACATCCTTAAATCCATGAACTTTAACGAATAATTGAATATTCATAGTTCTCATTCGAAACCCagaaatcattttttttatacgtTCTTTTTATTAAACACTAAAAATAACATTTAAATAGTTATTTTCCCATGGAGAATCCTCATCTAAAGAGGAATTTGTCAAACCTCCtaacataaacaaaataattaaccTACCAAATTATCTAATTGTCGATATACATAGTCCAAATATTCAAAAGAATCAATTGCTTTcgttgagaaaaaaatgaaaaaatacaACAGCATGCATGATCCAAATGTTCATTTTTATAGTTCAAACGTATAAAATTATCTAAGTCATTAAAcaataaaacttcaaattttaatattcCGCATATATAAGCACAATagtaattttattatataaaaggGGATAAATGGGGTGGGGATGATAATGAGGATGATGACAATAAACATAGAAAATTAGCTAATTCATTAAACAATAAAACTTAAACTTCAAATATTATGCATATATAAATTTATACttgcaattttaattttataatataaaaagGGGTAAAATAGGGAAGGAACAGGTGTCCCCTTCCCTCATTTAGCTGAGGAAATAATTTCTCCACTCCCTCAATCCCCGCCCCATTAAGGGCAGGGCAAGTCCTCAGACCATGTCTCCCCCCTCCTGAGACTCGAGAGAGTGCACATCCCTACTCGTTGGTAGCACTTATGTTTGAGCAGCCAAGAGACTCAAATTTGTCTATTTAACCAATGTCCTTTGGCTACAACGTTCTGGAACTATGTACAAAGGACCCCAGATGCTGCTTCACAAGACCTAATGATTTCTGCGCCACTTAATGGATATCCATTAAAAAAGGGAAGGAAAATCCTATCGAGGAACTTTACCTTGGTTTCTATTGGAAACTTATGTCTAGAAAGAAATGCTCACCTCTTCACAGATTAGAAATGAAGCATATGATCTTTAATTAATTCTACTTCTTTTCTTGCTTTAACTTGGAGTAAACTTTTTCCACACTTCTCTAAATATAGCTTATCAACCCCATGACAAACTAGAAGAgctttcttttgtaattttgcTCACTGATAGTTCCAAAGAACAAAGCCAGCTTCTCCAATAATTAAAATACAAGAACTATGAGATTTGCCAAGAATGCCAAGAACAAGAAAAGATTCAAATGACAAGATGTCCCACGTCCCATTAACAATGCTTGTCCCTTCAGAGACATccaaccaaatttaaacaacatGTTAACGATGCTCTTTCAACTATATCACAGGGGAATCCTCCAGACTTATACAAGCTGATTTGGAAGGGGCTCTTccaaataatattaaattttttatatggGAGTCAGCCAAAAGTGCTGCATTCACAGAGTGGACAGTATTCAAAGAGAGCACTGCTGGATCAGTCTCTCCCCAAAATGCTGCTGTCTTTGCAACTCTGATTATGAGACTCAAGACCATATCTTCATACACTTCCTTCTACAAAAAGATTTGAGTACACTTTCAAACAGccatttaattaaatttttcttcttttctttctttttttggcAAAAGACTTGTATTAGTTTTTGACACCCCCAGTCAACCTAAAAGACTTGGATATTGATAATGCATTATATTTCCGTACTGCACACCCTTATAAAGATTATTGTAGTCCTTATTCATGATTGAAGATCATTTTTGCAATGCACCTTTGGTGGTAATTTCATTTATCAATGAAATACTCAGTTTTCTTTCCccagaaagaaaaaataataattaaaacgaGGTCCACTGACCTAGCCTAACGAATCCATGTGCTAACAGGACGTCTTTTCTTAAACTCCATTATCAGAATGGGGTCTTCTTCTCCCCTCAAAAACAGTATTTAACGAGAAAATAAAAGGGGTCTACTAATCCACAAAACCACAATCCAAAGAAGGCGTGAGAAACCAAACAGAATAAAAGGCTTAAAGGGTCTCTATCCGTAAACATAAAAATTGATAATTACACAAGACAGCACCCAATGCCATTCAACCGTTCAATGCAAATACACAACAACAAAGGCAATACAATAAAAACAATCACTAAACAGAGAGTGCGtggttatttaaaaaaaaaaaaacatacggAATGGCACGAAAACTGTCGCGAATTTCACCATGGATCTGATCCAACTGAGGGCTCCGCTGCACACTGCTAGCCATTCCACCGAGAGAACAAGGCGAAGAAGCGGAGGGAAATTTAGTTATTGCATTTAATATAAACGAACGGTTGGTTCTCAAGTATCGGGTTCCATGAAAGCAAACTGAAAGGGGGTTAAAGGAGAGAGAGGAGTGAAGAGAAAACGGAAAAGAGGAATGAATGAAAGAAAGGCTTGCGAAGAAGACGATGATGAAAGGCTGAAACGTAGGGAGTTAAAAGGAGAAAAGAGGAGCTGAATTTTGGAGGAAACGAAAATGGAGGTAAAATTATGAAGAGCGGTTTTGGTTGAAGTTTATATGTATGCGGTTAAGATGCCTAAAATGTCTGAggtttttgcttttcttttttatttattagaaaGGATAATCACAATTAGGGATTATTTGTTTTGGGAAtctttagaattttttttttacctaaatatatatttatatctttgaataaaattaaaatttgttttgatttctaatgtaatttttgtttttattcttaTTAAAGTTTTGGATTTTCACCAGATATTATGAAAAGTTACCCACTATTTTTTTGTGATGACtccaaataattttttcaattatatttatgtatttttaaactatgtttttttcgaaattaaattaaaaactaaaggtaaaattgttttaaattagaactatttaaaatatttacatttgttatatttgaaaacaaattttgtaaaaattattGTATTTAGGACTAATTTGTCACTAAAAGTTGGCATTAAATTAAGATAAATTGAACAATTATAATGGTGTATAGGggtatcaaattaattattttaattcaattaaatattattttttacttgtttaaaattcaattgagccaacaaaaataaacttaatttagtaACTTGATTTGGTGAATGGATATTGGTCTATAGACCATATCAGACTAAGTCCATAAAAGCACAACAACTCTTTTATCATTTAAGAGGAGGAACATTTTTTACTCCACAAGTGTAGAAAGAATTTTGGTAAGACATACAATCATTTTTCCAAAACTCTAACTTCAATAACACATTCAAAATTGAAGTTATCTAAGTTCGTGAACACCTTCAAAGCTTTCTTAAGACTCAAATCTCAAGAAGTgattcgcttcctcaaatcaaacATAAGCATCCAGCCAAAAAGAATCAGACATCAAATTCTAGATATCAAACTACattgcatcaaatcaacgtaaattcAACATCAACAtaagttcaactccacaaaattttaaaactttttatatttgaattctAAGTGTATACATAAAAAATGCCCATTACTTCCAATATATATTAGATTTTAATCCAATATATATTAGATATCAATACTTTAATGTGCATTTTGGCATATGTGTTTTTGGATTGACGTATGTGACGgatcttatttttaaaataatagtaataataaataaataaaacatcaaatcttaaaaaaaaatacatgaaGTTTGATCCTCGTTCCTTTCTCCATCCTTACTATCTAAATCATTATTCACCGTTTATCTTTATATCTAATCATATATGTGATTGTATTAGTGTTTTTGCTTCTTAGCTGGAGTCTCGTCATCAAGTATTTGGACttcatttttaaaacaattatgaCCTTAAGTTACAGAGAAACATTAAATCATGTAGTAACTCATACACGATAAAACTCTACTTCGTAAACTATGATAATTACGTCTAGGAGAGTATCAACTCCAACAAGCTAAACAACATCGACGAACTTCGAaactttttatataaaaaattatagaatcACCAACTCTAAGTTAAATGGTCGATAGTTCCCAATGCCAAAGAGTTGATGCAAATATAATCAGTAGTCGAAATAGAGGGTAGCTCGAGTTGTGACAACTAACTCTAAGCATACTAAATAGAGTCATCAAACTATTTCTTGTTCATATCAAATACCATCGACTTAAGTTCCAAATAAAAAATCATTTCAAGGGAACTGAAAGCATTCCATACcctataaaaacaaataaattatagACTCTATCGTTCAATCTTTGAATTGAAAACTTAACGGATGAGGTGCTGGGCGGTGGGTTCGCCTGTTCTTCCTCCAATTTCCCTTCCCTTTTCACCAATCATTCCATCTCCAAATGGCGCTTCATCTTCCTCCAGTCGTGGATTCCCGGTAACGACAATTATTTTTCTGATCTCTCAGTTCCTCTTTTCATCTTGGTGCTTTAATTTTGACGATATTCATTTGATCGTGCCTTGAAAAGAATGCGGAGGATTCCTCTTATATCACAGAGCCCCCTTTCCCCAGCTTCAAATGGCGGTTGCTCATCGCTTATGACGGTACTCGATATGCAGGTCcaagtttctttttcttctctctaattGTCTATTCAGGCGAATGAATTGAACGATTTTGTGTTCGTGTGCTAGCTTTATCTCTTTGGGTTAACAGTAATTGTAAATAGCCTAAGGTTTTGAGGTTAGTTGTTGTTGCCTGTTGGATGTCTTTCATCACCAGCATCAATTTCACTTCAGGATCACCCTAAAGGGAGACTCGTTTAAAAGTACTTAGCCTGCTTTTATTACGAGTTAATTCGGAGAAGTTTGTGCTCCCTGCCCAAAATTTGAGGCTTATTTGTTacatgatataatattaaacttATATTTATCCATAAGTTTATGTTTTTGGATCAATCGGTCCAAGGTTTGTTGTGTTTAAACCCTTGCAGTTTATTTTTCCTCCCATTAATATTGACTCACAAGTGAGAGAGTGTTAGATAttgtaatattaaatttatcttcatTCATAAGCTTGAGCCGTTGGGTCAGTCGGTAATTGAAGACTTGGTACATAGGTTTGATAAAATAGTTTTGAATATGTTGATATTAAACTAGGCTGGCAATATCAGAGGTCACCACCCACCATCCAGTGCCTCATTGAAGAAGCCTTGATTGGAGCAACAAAGCTTGAAAGGAAGGATCTTCATTTAGTCGGTGCAAGCAGAACAGATAAAGGAGTACATGCCTGGGGTCAGGTCTGATGTGATTTTATGGAGTTGGGTTAAAACACATCATTGGAATACAATGCTTGCTGTTGCTTACGACAAGTTGAGGTTTCAGGTGGCTCACTTTGTTACACCATTTAACTACGATAGCTTGGAAAGCGTTCATGCTGCACTGAATGGCCTTCTTCCTGTGGATATAAGAGTTCGAGAGATGAGTCCTGCTGCACCTGATTTTCATGCTCGGTTTTCTACCTTAAGCAAGGTTTATCACTACAAGATATATAATGGCACAATCATGGATCCATTTCAGCGTTGCTACACTTACCACTGTGTTTATAAACTCAACTATGCAGCCATGAAAGAAGCTGCAAA is drawn from Cucumis melo cultivar AY chromosome 11, USDA_Cmelo_AY_1.0, whole genome shotgun sequence and contains these coding sequences:
- the LOC103497748 gene encoding uncharacterized protein LOC103497748 isoform X3, translating into MFSCSIETMSIKYFLPGNKKTLISVSKDKDLKRMVNFLKDSVTADVFILSEEAAARNLSNMPASRSSRTTVSEAVVPVVEPVDVGVETIITMDQIGMDISSEVPLICVPAGSGDEKHRKAAQQWENAIIGVDQRFNSFSEFREALHKYSIAHGFAYRYKKNDSHRVTVKCKYQGCPWRIYASRLSTTQLICIKKMNTNHSCEGAAAKAGYRATRGWVGNIIKEKLKVSPNYKPKDIADDIKREYGIQLNYSQAWRAKEIAREQLQGSYKEAYNQLPYFCEKIKETNPGSVASFTTKDDSSFHRLFVSFHASISGFQQGCRPLLFLDSTPLNSKYQGFFLTATAVDGEDAIFPAAFAVVDAETEENWRWFLLELKSAVKRSEQITFVADFQNGLNKSLGEIFDKSYHSYCLRHLAEKLNNDLKGQFSHEARRFMINDFYAAALATKLEDFQRCAESIKGISPDAYNWIIQSEPEHWANAFFGGARYNHITSNFGHQFYSSISEAHELPITQMIDVLRGKMMETIYSRRVESDQWMTKLTPTNEEKLQKEISIARSFQVSLSHGSIFEVRGESVYIVDVDNWDCSCKAWQLTGLPCCHAIAVIECIGRSPYDYCPRYFTVESYRLTYAESIHPIPNVDRLILGESTQAIVTVTPPPTRRPPGRPKMKQNESLEVVKRQLQCSKCKALGHNKKTCKDS
- the LOC103497748 gene encoding uncharacterized protein LOC103497748 isoform X1, with translation MASSVQRSPQLDQIHGEIRDSFRAIPYTNTPANKRVELFDERGINESTTDDNVQMTSSITSQELNNVGKKIMDDSDPAIDSSKMVVEQTIEMGRQSAFTLEGQATATKKIIAICQSGGEFVKNKDGSLSYIGGEAYAIDIDQQTNLNDFKTEVAEMFSCSIETMSIKYFLPGNKKTLISVSKDKDLKRMVNFLKDSVTADVFILSEEAAARNLSNMPASRSSRTTVSEAVVPVVEPVDVGVETIITMDQIGMDISSEVPLICVPAGSGDEKHRKAAQQWENAIIGVDQRFNSFSEFREALHKYSIAHGFAYRYKKNDSHRVTVKCKYQGCPWRIYASRLSTTQLICIKKMNTNHSCEGAAAKAGYRATRGWVGNIIKEKLKVSPNYKPKDIADDIKREYGIQLNYSQAWRAKEIAREQLQGSYKEAYNQLPYFCEKIKETNPGSVASFTTKDDSSFHRLFVSFHASISGFQQGCRPLLFLDSTPLNSKYQGFFLTATAVDGEDAIFPAAFAVVDAETEENWRWFLLELKSAVKRSEQITFVADFQNGLNKSLGEIFDKSYHSYCLRHLAEKLNNDLKGQFSHEARRFMINDFYAAALATKLEDFQRCAESIKGISPDAYNWIIQSEPEHWANAFFGGARYNHITSNFGHQFYSSISEAHELPITQMIDVLRGKMMETIYSRRVESDQWMTKLTPTNEEKLQKEISIARSFQVSLSHGSIFEVRGESVYIVDVDNWDCSCKAWQLTGLPCCHAIAVIECIGRSPYDYCPRYFTVESYRLTYAESIHPIPNVDRLILGESTQAIVTVTPPPTRRPPGRPKMKQNESLEVVKRQLQCSKCKALGHNKKTCKDS
- the LOC103497748 gene encoding uncharacterized protein LOC103497748 isoform X2; the protein is MASSVQRSPQLDQIHGEIRDSFRAIPYTNTPANKRVELFDERGINESTTDDNVQMTSSITSQELNNVGKKIMDDSDPAIDSSKMVVEQTIEMGRQSAFTLEGGEFVKNKDGSLSYIGGEAYAIDIDQQTNLNDFKTEVAEMFSCSIETMSIKYFLPGNKKTLISVSKDKDLKRMVNFLKDSVTADVFILSEEAAARNLSNMPASRSSRTTVSEAVVPVVEPVDVGVETIITMDQIGMDISSEVPLICVPAGSGDEKHRKAAQQWENAIIGVDQRFNSFSEFREALHKYSIAHGFAYRYKKNDSHRVTVKCKYQGCPWRIYASRLSTTQLICIKKMNTNHSCEGAAAKAGYRATRGWVGNIIKEKLKVSPNYKPKDIADDIKREYGIQLNYSQAWRAKEIAREQLQGSYKEAYNQLPYFCEKIKETNPGSVASFTTKDDSSFHRLFVSFHASISGFQQGCRPLLFLDSTPLNSKYQGFFLTATAVDGEDAIFPAAFAVVDAETEENWRWFLLELKSAVKRSEQITFVADFQNGLNKSLGEIFDKSYHSYCLRHLAEKLNNDLKGQFSHEARRFMINDFYAAALATKLEDFQRCAESIKGISPDAYNWIIQSEPEHWANAFFGGARYNHITSNFGHQFYSSISEAHELPITQMIDVLRGKMMETIYSRRVESDQWMTKLTPTNEEKLQKEISIARSFQVSLSHGSIFEVRGESVYIVDVDNWDCSCKAWQLTGLPCCHAIAVIECIGRSPYDYCPRYFTVESYRLTYAESIHPIPNVDRLILGESTQAIVTVTPPPTRRPPGRPKMKQNESLEVVKRQLQCSKCKALGHNKKTCKDS
- the LOC103497746 gene encoding uncharacterized protein LOC103497746, which translates into the protein MRCWAVGSPVLPPISLPFSPIIPSPNGASSSSSRGFPNAEDSSYITEPPFPSFKWRLLIAYDGTRYAGWQYQRSPPTIQCLIEEALIGATKLERKDLHLVGASRTDKGVHAWGQVAHFVTPFNYDSLESVHAALNGLLPVDIRVREMSPAAPDFHARFSTLSKVYHYKIYNGTIMDPFQRCYTYHCVYKLNYAAMKEAANYFVGKHDFSAFTNAAHNNRVVNPVKVIFRFDVIEMGALVQLEVEGSGFLYRQVRNMVGLLVQIGKEALPPEVVPKILASRDRKELAKYASGVPPQGLCLVSINYKEDHLKLPSDCPGTSLGRSRSVGKCKVPFY